The following are from one region of the Biomphalaria glabrata chromosome 4, xgBioGlab47.1, whole genome shotgun sequence genome:
- the LOC106070354 gene encoding Krueppel-like factor 8 gives MKEYDNPLNDITLFMPDEVPSPLDQKNDFIDIADVCDEFEWDPSIAGLFNFNDDIVMQDYLFSRGTGFGCPLHPNGRGSLSTVPGSRKRKYREFDSLFESDESETESQNCGPLPHVEEAFGVNIKTNNKFSDAHIYHESTEANSSPPCGTSGYDCGSDLLYTSCDSSCSSLSECSVIDLNEWSAGKEEDKDMVVLGVDISNLMHDYALKSPVNQTTLPVSTKSRQPQSRQPTISFNQAPTLLYDPQKAHSCMYATMSTPSPSVERIILTPGKSILKKSSLLSNKVNSDSVGQKLPAGAGHRMMTTGIDPMLCTYQANNISASSPSGNSSSTSSLDSSTSAPPALASQTGGKSEEKIYPCTYQNCNKIYSKSSHLKAHLRRHTGEKPFHCSWPDCGWKFSRSDELARHKRSHSGVKPYKCDICTKCFSRSDHLAKHRKVHRKNR, from the coding sequence ATGAAGGAGTACGATAACCCGCTGAATGACATAACTCTATTTATGCCAGATGAAGTTCCGTCCCCTTTGGACcagaaaaatgattttattgatATTGCAGACGTTTGCGATGAGTTTGAGTGGGATCCTTCCATTGCCGGCTTGTTCAACTTCAACGATGACATTGTCATGCAGGACTATCTCTTTTCCAGGGGAACAGGATTCGGCTGCCCACTACACCCTAACGGACGAGGCAGCTTGAGCACAGTCCCAGGGTCCCGGAAGAGGAAATACAGAGAGTTCGATTCGCTATTTGAATCAGATGAAAGCGAGACAGAGTCTCAAAATTGCGGACCTCTTCCTCATGTGGAGGAAGCTTTCGGGGTgaatattaaaacaaacaacaaattttCCGACGCGCACATCTACCATGAAAGTACTGAAGCAAACAGCAGTCCGCCTTGCGGGACGAGCGGCTACGACTGTGGCAGTGACTTGTTGTACACCAGCTGTGACAGCAGCTGCTCGAGCCTAAGCGAATGTAGCGTCATAGATTTGAACGAGTGGTCTGCGGGGAAAGAGGAGGATAAAGATATGGTTGTTCTTGGGGTTGACATCTCCAACCTGATGCACGACTACGCCTTGAAGTCTCCTGTTAACCAAACCACGTTGCCTGTCTCGACCAAGTCTCGACAACCACAGTCTCGACAACCAACCATTAGCTTCAACCAGGCACCCACACTGTTGTATGACCCTCAAAAAGCACACAGTTGCATGTACGCCACCATGTCCACCCCATCTCCATCCGTTGAGAGAATAATCTTGACCCCGGGGAAGTCCATTCTAAAGAAATCCAGTCTGCTGAGCAACAAGGTAAACTCAGACAGCGTCGGACAAAAGCTACCTGCCGGGGCTGGACATCGTATGATGACCACAGGGATCGACCCTATGCTCTGCACCTACCAGGCCAATAACATTTCCGCATCATCGCCTTCGGGAAACTCCAGTTCGACCAGCTCTCTGGACAGTTCCACCTCCGCGCCCCCTGCCCTTGCAAGCCAGACTGGGGGGAAGTCGGAGGAAAAGATCTACCCTTGTACCTACCAGAACTGTAACAAAATCTACAGCAAGAGCTCGCATCTAAAGGCACACCTGAGGAGACACACGGGCGAGAAGCCGTTTCACTGCTCTTGGCCCGACTGTGGCTGGAAGTTCTCCCGCTCGGATGAGCTGGCCAGGCACAAGAGGTCCCACTCTGGGGTCAAGCCTTACAAATGTGACATCTGCACCAAATGTTTCAGCCGCTCGGACCATCTAGCGAAACACAGAAAAGTTCATCGGAAAAATAGGTAA